CGTAATAGTGACTGGGGACATCGCCTGCGATCACGACCATGGGAATGGAATCCAAGGCCGCATTGGCAACGCCTGTGGCCGCGTTGGTCAAACCAGGGCCCAAGTGACTCAAAACGACAGCCGTTTGTTTTTTCGCCCGGGCATACCCGTCGGCCGCATGTGCGGCGATTTGTTCGTGGCGCGTATTGATAAACTGGATGGAGCTTTTCTCCAAAGCAGCCAATACCGCAATATTCGTATGGCCGCAAAGCCCAAAGATGTGTTCGACGCCCCGATCTTCCAGATACTTCACCAGTTGATGCGAGATTAAATCTTTCATTGGCCAGGAGCCTCCTTAAATTTAGTGTTGGTAACGTTTAAAATGGATCAACTTGTCATACTCTTATCATCTTTTTCATTCATCCCTGTTCAGGAATTTGCAATACGATCATTTTCATCTCTGTCATATCTTCAATCGCAAAACGAGGACCCTCGCGACCGATTCCACTGTTCTTCACACCGCCATACGGCCAATGATCCAGCCGGAAATTCGAAGTGCCATTGATGACCACACCGCCCACTTCGAGGGCATGCGCCACTTTGTATGCCAAATCCATTTGATTGGTAAACAACCCCGCTTGCAGTCCGTAGGGAGAATCATTCGTCTCGGCAATCGCTTCTTCAATGGTTTCATAAGGAATAATGCTCACGACCGGTCCAAACACCTCTTGACAGACGACTTTACTCGTTTTTGGCGGGTTCAACAGCACGGTCGGTTCCACAGTCGCACCGTTGCGTCGGCCGCCGCAAATCAACTGGGCTCCCAACCGGATCGATTCTTCAATCCAATCCGCTACCCGTTTTGCCGTATTTGCATCGACGAGGCAACCAATGTCGGTATCCGGCAATAGCGGGTCCCCGATCTTCAGCTTTGACACTTCCTGTTTTAAGCGTTGCGCAAACGATTCGACGACAGAATGATGGACATAAATCCGTTGGACTGAGATACAGCTTTGACCGGAATTGCTGTATCCCGTTCGCGCACACAGATAGGCCGCCCGTGCCAAATCTGCATCCTCATGTACGATCGTTGACGCGTTTCCGCCCAACTCCAGCAGCACCTTTTTCATCCCGGCCAATTCCGATATATTCTGTCCTGCCCTCACACTGCCGGTAAACGATACCACATGGACGCGAGGATCTTTTACGATCTGCTGGCCGATTTCCACTCCGCCAAGAACCATGTTGATGGCGTTTTCCGGCAAACCGGCATCGAGTAGTAATTTCAAAAGTTCTGTGGCAATCAAAGGCGTTTGGGGAGCCGGCTTTAAAATCAGGCTGTTCCCTGCTGCAAATGCCGGACCTACCTTATGGCAGATCAGATTTAACGGAGCATTAAACGGCGTAATCGCGCCTACCACACCGACAGGAACGCGAAATGTCGTTGCAATCGCTCTTGTGCCCCGTTGAGAGGCATCGCCAGGGATCGTTTCTCCGATGAGCCGCTTCGCTTCTTCTCCTGAGAGTTCCAATGTTTCGATCGAGCGCGACACTTCATCGAGGGTATTTTTTAAAGGCTTTCCTAATTCAAGAGAGATGATTTCCGCGAATCTCCGCTTTTCTTGCTCCAGCAGCATCGATGCCCGTTTTAAAATCCGCGCCCGTTCATGGGAAGGAATGTTCGCAATCTCTGTTTTGGCAGCATGGACAGTTGCCAACGCATGCTCCACATCCGCGGGTGTTGCCAAAAATTGCTCGCCAATCACCTCTCCCGAGTACGGACTTATGATCGAAACGGCTTCCCGTC
Above is a window of Fodinisporobacter ferrooxydans DNA encoding:
- a CDS encoding aldehyde dehydrogenase family protein, with the protein product MSIRKAQSYIDRKWISAGREAVSIISPYSGEVIGEQFLATPADVEHALATVHAAKTEIANIPSHERARILKRASMLLEQEKRRFAEIISLELGKPLKNTLDEVSRSIETLELSGEEAKRLIGETIPGDASQRGTRAIATTFRVPVGVVGAITPFNAPLNLICHKVGPAFAAGNSLILKPAPQTPLIATELLKLLLDAGLPENAINMVLGGVEIGQQIVKDPRVHVVSFTGSVRAGQNISELAGMKKVLLELGGNASTIVHEDADLARAAYLCARTGYSNSGQSCISVQRIYVHHSVVESFAQRLKQEVSKLKIGDPLLPDTDIGCLVDANTAKRVADWIEESIRLGAQLICGGRRNGATVEPTVLLNPPKTSKVVCQEVFGPVVSIIPYETIEEAIAETNDSPYGLQAGLFTNQMDLAYKVAHALEVGGVVINGTSNFRLDHWPYGGVKNSGIGREGPRFAIEDMTEMKMIVLQIPEQG